From Arcticibacter tournemirensis, one genomic window encodes:
- a CDS encoding SusC/RagA family TonB-linked outer membrane protein: MKITTLLLLAFVMSVSAGSFAQKINLNKQNAPLKAIFSEIKKQSGYDFIYDEDLIKRSGTVSLHLQDVNLFEALDRCFENRDLMYVISDRIVVVKEKKRAFTLTGFVTDEKKAPLPGVVVINVTKDKSVAADENGRFTIAADKGDIIRFRMIGFEEKVIIANDAQNNITVILKEAPVQLQTTVVTALGIKREERSLGYSVSEIDGEALVKARETNVINSLAGTTPGLIINSTASGPTGSSRVIIRGNTTVTGNNQPLYVVDGIPIDNSNYGGTGSGMYAQGYDFGDAISAINPDDIDKISVLKGPSASALYGARAANGVILITTKKAQGGKDLGIEVNSTTTFENQLTSFDGYQYQYGQGRNQTINTSADQARTSMFNNFGARLDPDLMVISYDGVYRPYQKVEDNIGGFFRTGTTTTNTVSLSSATEKSSFRFSASDLRNSDIIPESGLRRNSFTFNGTSKFGSKISLEARAFYMNEDVDNRPALADDPGNIGNAFIGLANNVDQAWFAKTYKNPDGSYIEWGGGQYRLNPYWVINEMKNETTKNRLLGAFQLNYAVTKWLNFQGRASTDLTYIEFEKFSPRTTPGFITGALDQINRKHVTTEADVLVTAEKQVSPSLYLAARLGGSISRVHNKADNMQFTNLTVPDAISPTSFTDKNIIPVPYRKHLNSVYGLFSAGYKSYLYLDGTIRQDSYSTLSKSYVYPSLSSSFVFSDAFKLSKNILTMGKVRAAISEVASDTDPYLLNLYYNVNPFSFNGISYGGLSTDVMANANLRPTRTRSWEVGTELKFFNNRLGADITYYSQRSRDQINRVPLPLSSGFSAQTINAGVVTNKGVEVLLTGGLIAKKDFHWDVSINFARNINKVESLAEGVPFLTLSEARWMSVAVIAKPGEDYGSILAFGYQKDPDGNLILDPTTLLPLQSEERQVVGKGIFNWTGGVSNTIYFKNFRLSALIDVKQGADLFSMTNLFAANRGSLNTTLEGRAEWIESEELRQAGGYTAQQWAAMGNVRGLVPKGVVKNANGEYIPNTKAVDPSVYWSQILASGGVAIPYIYDGSYVKMREITLGYTIPSKVTARWGVKDVQIALVSRNPFIIYKDVPNVDPDSNYNNGNGQGLEYGSLPTRRSWGVNVNFKF; encoded by the coding sequence ATGAAAATAACTACTCTCTTACTTTTAGCATTTGTTATGTCTGTGAGCGCAGGTTCTTTTGCGCAGAAAATTAATTTAAACAAGCAGAACGCTCCATTGAAGGCAATCTTTTCGGAGATAAAAAAGCAGTCGGGGTACGATTTTATCTATGATGAAGATCTCATTAAACGGTCGGGCACTGTAAGCCTTCATTTACAGGATGTGAATCTTTTTGAGGCACTCGACCGGTGTTTTGAAAACCGTGATCTGATGTATGTGATAAGTGACAGGATCGTGGTAGTGAAGGAAAAGAAAAGAGCGTTTACATTAACGGGATTTGTAACCGACGAAAAAAAAGCACCTCTACCGGGTGTCGTAGTGATAAACGTTACCAAGGATAAATCTGTGGCTGCCGACGAAAACGGCCGGTTTACAATAGCGGCCGACAAGGGGGATATAATCAGGTTCAGGATGATCGGCTTTGAAGAGAAGGTGATCATCGCGAATGATGCCCAGAATAACATCACCGTGATATTAAAGGAAGCTCCAGTTCAATTGCAGACAACCGTTGTAACGGCGCTTGGTATAAAACGCGAAGAGCGGTCGCTGGGGTATTCGGTTTCAGAGATTGATGGTGAGGCGTTGGTGAAAGCGAGGGAAACCAATGTGATCAATTCCCTGGCTGGTACAACTCCCGGACTTATCATCAACAGTACTGCCAGCGGCCCTACAGGATCCTCGAGGGTAATTATCCGTGGAAATACAACAGTTACCGGAAATAATCAGCCATTGTATGTTGTAGATGGTATTCCGATAGACAACTCTAATTACGGGGGTACCGGGTCGGGAATGTATGCCCAGGGATACGACTTTGGGGATGCTATTTCTGCAATTAACCCTGATGATATTGATAAGATCAGCGTGTTAAAAGGTCCTTCGGCCTCTGCTCTCTACGGAGCCAGGGCTGCTAACGGCGTAATCCTTATTACCACTAAGAAAGCCCAGGGTGGAAAGGACCTTGGAATTGAGGTGAACAGTACCACAACGTTTGAGAATCAGCTTACTTCTTTTGACGGATACCAGTATCAGTATGGTCAGGGCCGCAATCAAACGATAAATACATCAGCCGATCAGGCCCGCACTTCTATGTTTAATAATTTTGGAGCAAGGCTGGATCCCGACCTTATGGTTATTTCATACGATGGCGTATACAGGCCATACCAGAAAGTAGAAGATAATATCGGCGGTTTTTTCAGGACTGGTACTACAACAACTAATACGGTTTCTTTGAGCAGTGCAACTGAAAAATCTTCTTTCCGGTTTTCGGCAAGCGACCTCAGGAACAGCGATATCATACCCGAAAGCGGCCTGCGGAGGAATTCGTTTACGTTTAACGGAACATCGAAATTCGGATCTAAGATTTCGCTCGAAGCGCGTGCTTTCTATATGAACGAGGATGTAGACAACCGGCCAGCGCTTGCGGATGACCCGGGCAATATAGGCAATGCATTTATAGGATTAGCCAATAACGTTGATCAGGCCTGGTTTGCCAAAACGTATAAAAATCCGGACGGCTCGTATATAGAATGGGGAGGAGGACAATACCGGCTGAACCCTTACTGGGTAATTAATGAAATGAAGAATGAGACTACCAAGAATCGTCTTCTTGGCGCTTTTCAGTTAAATTATGCTGTAACGAAGTGGCTGAACTTCCAGGGAAGGGCCTCTACGGATCTTACTTATATAGAATTCGAAAAATTTAGTCCGCGAACCACTCCGGGCTTTATAACCGGTGCTCTTGATCAGATAAACAGAAAACACGTCACTACTGAAGCCGACGTTTTAGTTACTGCAGAGAAGCAGGTGAGCCCCTCTCTTTATCTCGCAGCACGTTTAGGTGGAAGTATTTCCAGGGTTCACAATAAGGCTGATAACATGCAGTTTACGAATCTTACGGTTCCGGACGCGATTTCGCCTACCAGTTTCACTGATAAGAACATCATTCCGGTACCTTACCGTAAACATTTGAATTCTGTTTACGGACTATTCAGTGCTGGCTATAAAAGCTACCTGTACCTCGATGGCACTATCAGGCAGGATTCTTATTCGACCTTATCAAAGTCATATGTATATCCTTCCTTGTCGTCGAGCTTTGTTTTTTCGGATGCTTTTAAGCTAAGTAAAAATATTCTGACAATGGGTAAGGTAAGAGCGGCTATATCGGAAGTAGCCAGCGATACAGATCCCTATTTGCTTAATCTTTACTATAATGTTAATCCGTTCTCTTTTAACGGCATTTCTTATGGCGGCTTAAGTACAGATGTGATGGCTAATGCGAATCTAAGGCCTACCCGAACGCGCTCCTGGGAGGTGGGAACAGAGCTGAAATTCTTCAACAACAGACTTGGTGCGGATATAACTTATTATAGCCAGCGGTCCCGTGATCAGATCAACCGGGTTCCTCTGCCTTTGTCATCTGGATTCTCCGCGCAGACTATCAACGCCGGAGTTGTGACCAACAAAGGAGTTGAAGTGCTGCTTACCGGCGGGTTGATAGCGAAGAAGGACTTTCATTGGGATGTGAGCATAAATTTTGCAAGGAACATCAATAAGGTTGAGTCGCTGGCAGAGGGGGTTCCATTTCTTACGTTATCCGAAGCGAGATGGATGAGTGTAGCGGTAATTGCCAAACCAGGGGAAGACTACGGTTCCATATTGGCATTTGGCTATCAGAAAGACCCTGACGGTAATTTAATACTGGATCCTACCACGCTACTGCCCCTGCAGAGCGAAGAACGGCAAGTTGTAGGTAAGGGTATTTTTAACTGGACAGGTGGTGTGAGCAATACCATATATTTTAAGAATTTCAGACTGAGTGCCCTGATCGATGTGAAGCAGGGTGCGGACCTGTTTTCGATGACCAATCTTTTTGCGGCTAACCGGGGAAGCCTGAATACCACACTGGAAGGCAGAGCTGAATGGATAGAGTCGGAAGAACTACGTCAGGCCGGAGGGTATACCGCCCAACAATGGGCTGCAATGGGCAACGTCAGGGGCCTCGTGCCGAAAGGAGTTGTAAAGAATGCAAATGGAGAGTATATACCTAATACAAAAGCAGTCGATCCTTCGGTATACTGGTCGCAGATCCTGGCCAGCGGAGGAGTAGCAATACCCTATATCTATGACGGTTCTTATGTCAAGATGCGTGAGATTACGCTGGGATATACTATTCCTTCGAAAGTAACGGCACGATGGGGAGTCAAGGACGTTCAAATTGCTCTTGTTAGCCGTAATCCATTCATC
- a CDS encoding cytochrome b5 domain-containing protein — translation MEVELPFYTLKQLALRNGQDKPEIWVAYQGFIYDVSGSRLWRSGKHYEHWAGQDLTEELSDAPHTAKVFEKFMVIGRVK, via the coding sequence ATGGAAGTTGAATTACCTTTTTACACGCTGAAGCAACTTGCTCTCAGGAACGGACAGGATAAACCGGAAATTTGGGTAGCGTATCAGGGTTTTATCTATGATGTATCCGGTAGCCGCTTGTGGCGGAGTGGGAAACACTATGAGCACTGGGCGGGGCAGGATTTGACGGAGGAGCTCTCAGATGCGCCGCATACTGCAAAAGTATTTGAGAAATTTATGGTGATTGGGAGAGTTAAATAA
- a CDS encoding RNA polymerase sigma factor — MRHKDEFGLLKRVSTGDPDAFRILYEHYSPSVYSFIRKYLRSSELSDDICQNVFVKIWEQREQMSSVLDFSAWVFTIAKRQSLDFLKRAATEQSAMNIILQNYPSDNDRLDSAYQLEEYMNFIEKVLLRMPPQTQHVFNLCRQQSKSYEEAASELGVTRNAIKKHMVRSMKILKEAAENELGISFTLLLILLSSQL, encoded by the coding sequence ATGAGGCATAAGGATGAATTCGGACTCTTAAAACGAGTATCAACAGGAGATCCTGATGCTTTTAGAATATTGTACGAACACTATTCTCCTTCGGTTTACTCTTTCATCCGAAAGTATTTAAGGTCGTCAGAGCTTTCCGATGATATTTGCCAGAATGTATTTGTAAAAATATGGGAGCAGAGGGAACAGATGTCGTCTGTGCTGGATTTCAGTGCATGGGTCTTTACCATTGCGAAGCGGCAATCGCTTGATTTTTTAAAAAGAGCGGCCACGGAACAATCTGCCATGAATATCATACTCCAGAATTATCCTTCCGATAATGATCGCTTGGATAGCGCTTATCAGCTGGAGGAGTATATGAATTTTATCGAAAAGGTGCTCCTGCGTATGCCTCCTCAGACGCAGCATGTTTTTAACCTTTGCCGTCAGCAGTCAAAAAGCTATGAAGAAGCGGCTTCAGAGCTGGGGGTTACCCGGAATGCTATAAAGAAACATATGGTGCGGTCGATGAAAATCCTTAAAGAAGCTGCTGAAAATGAACTTGGAATCTCCTTTACCCTTCTTCTGATCCTTCTTTCATCGCAGTTATAA
- a CDS encoding transposase → MDNYPVSCHQLGHYFRIDGKQLQEQYKDHISTFHQWEQKDHAAEWMVFPANMGEYLSIDETALSGGELYTIITNKAARGRKGSIVAMLKGTQADQIIAVLERISFRLRKKVKEVTLDMAANMAKAIRRCFPSARRVIDRFHVQKLASDAVQELRIRYRWEALEEENGRIAQARKTKQSYQPEVLPNGDTLKQLLARSRYLLFKHESKWTPSQKERADILFPRYPLLYKAYQLALRLSNIFTICKSKTQAFKRLAMWYNDVEASAIDSFSTVARSVQSHYEYILNFFDNRSTNAAAESFNAKIKAFRATSRGVRDTAFFLFRLANIYA, encoded by the coding sequence TTGGATAATTATCCGGTAAGCTGTCATCAACTGGGACACTATTTTAGGATTGACGGTAAACAGTTACAGGAACAATATAAAGATCATATCAGTACATTCCATCAGTGGGAACAGAAAGATCATGCTGCCGAATGGATGGTATTCCCGGCCAACATGGGAGAATACCTCAGTATAGATGAAACGGCCCTCTCTGGCGGAGAATTGTATACTATAATCACTAATAAGGCTGCAAGAGGGAGAAAAGGGAGCATTGTAGCCATGCTGAAAGGCACTCAGGCCGATCAGATCATTGCAGTTTTAGAGCGTATATCATTCCGCCTGAGAAAAAAAGTAAAAGAAGTAACCCTGGATATGGCTGCAAATATGGCCAAAGCTATCCGAAGATGCTTTCCATCTGCCCGCCGGGTCATTGACCGGTTCCATGTACAAAAGCTTGCCAGCGATGCTGTTCAGGAGCTCAGGATCAGATACCGGTGGGAAGCTTTGGAAGAGGAGAACGGACGGATTGCCCAGGCCAGGAAAACCAAACAAAGCTATCAGCCTGAGGTGCTTCCTAATGGCGATACCCTCAAGCAGCTCCTGGCCCGAAGCAGATATCTGCTCTTTAAACACGAAAGCAAATGGACTCCATCACAAAAAGAACGTGCAGACATCCTATTCCCCCGCTATCCCCTGTTATATAAAGCCTATCAGTTAGCCCTCAGGTTAAGTAATATCTTTACCATCTGTAAGAGCAAGACACAGGCTTTTAAAAGACTGGCCATGTGGTATAATGATGTGGAAGCTTCTGCTATTGATTCTTTCAGCACAGTAGCCAGATCGGTACAAAGCCATTACGAATATATCCTGAACTTCTTTGACAACAGAAGTACCAACGCCGCCGCTGAATCTTTCAATGCCAAGATCAAGGCTTTCAGAGCTACCTCCAGAGGCGTTAGAGATACTGCTTTCTTCTTATTCCGTCTTGCTAATATTTATGCTTAA
- a CDS encoding lycopene cyclase domain-containing protein, whose amino-acid sequence MDKQYTYLLINFLTLFFPVVLSFDKRVQFYKKWKFIFPGLIITGGLFLLWDYLFTLYDVWTFNAKYLIGIYFLNLPLEEILFFITVPFACIFIYECLNYYVKKDILGRIGNVISLLMIALSIVMLVLYFNRVYTLITFGLLLFVVLFFYIKRPAYTGRFYLAYFISLIPFYIVNGLLTSLPVVMYNDAQNSAMRVGTIPFEDHFYSLSMLLVNILFFEYFRRRSAGAPI is encoded by the coding sequence ATGGATAAGCAATACACTTATCTGCTTATTAATTTTCTAACATTATTTTTTCCTGTAGTTCTTTCTTTTGATAAAAGAGTGCAGTTTTATAAAAAATGGAAGTTTATATTTCCAGGCTTAATTATAACGGGCGGCTTGTTTTTATTGTGGGATTATCTGTTCACCTTATATGATGTCTGGACATTTAACGCGAAATACCTCATTGGTATATACTTCTTAAACCTCCCTCTCGAAGAGATCCTCTTCTTTATTACAGTGCCCTTTGCTTGTATATTTATTTATGAATGCCTGAATTACTATGTAAAGAAGGACATTTTGGGGCGTATCGGTAATGTTATTAGTCTGTTGATGATTGCACTCAGTATCGTCATGCTGGTGTTGTACTTTAACAGGGTGTATACCCTGATCACTTTTGGTTTGTTGCTGTTTGTAGTCTTGTTCTTTTATATAAAGAGACCTGCATATACCGGCCGGTTCTATCTTGCGTATTTCATTTCACTCATTCCTTTTTATATTGTAAATGGATTGCTGACTTCTTTGCCAGTGGTAATGTATAACGACGCTCAAAATTCGGCGATGAGGGTGGGGACCATTCCTTTTGAGGATCATTTTTATTCCTTGAGTATGCTGCTGGTCAATATCTTGTTTTTCGAATATTTCAGACGGCGTAGTGCCGGAGCCCCTATATAA
- a CDS encoding FecR family protein, giving the protein MSESEEQHKKRLIKRYKSGQASEEELRSLFTLLSLDELDCLMEEDMDEEIRLQRKGNGDTGGKRKMLRLQIAAAASILLVLSLGFYFFFDRNIEHYGQDKKAVQHTGRKILPGGNKATLTLANGREISLDDASEGDLAYDNGIKIRKSREGQIVCEVQEVKEGQQGLPKTANVYNTISTPRGGQWQVILPDGSKVWLNAASSLTYPTVFDENERRIEMTGEAYFEIAKRYKTTGANTQGNQARVPFIVKAGGQLVEVLGTHFNINAYPEEKVIKTTLLEGAVAVKAAGNRGRVVLRPGEEASFENNVINVSEVNTSQAVAWKNGDFIFEDQDLQTTMRQIARWYNVEVVYERLPDNIMIGGYVSRSNDVSVVLQAIELTGKVKFRIEGRKITVTR; this is encoded by the coding sequence ATGTCTGAGAGCGAGGAACAACATAAGAAAAGACTGATTAAGAGATATAAGAGCGGGCAGGCTTCGGAAGAAGAACTAAGATCTCTCTTTACCCTTTTAAGCCTGGATGAGCTTGACTGCCTGATGGAAGAGGATATGGATGAGGAAATTCGTTTGCAGCGGAAGGGAAATGGCGACACCGGTGGCAAAAGAAAAATGCTACGTCTGCAGATTGCTGCCGCTGCTTCCATACTGCTCGTATTGAGCCTTGGCTTTTACTTCTTTTTTGATAGAAATATTGAACATTACGGGCAGGATAAAAAAGCTGTTCAGCATACAGGACGGAAGATTCTTCCTGGTGGAAACAAAGCAACACTTACTCTTGCCAATGGGAGAGAGATCAGCCTTGACGATGCTTCGGAAGGCGATCTTGCTTATGATAACGGCATTAAGATACGGAAGAGCAGAGAAGGCCAGATCGTGTGCGAGGTACAGGAAGTGAAAGAGGGCCAGCAAGGCCTCCCCAAGACAGCCAATGTGTATAATACAATTTCCACACCCCGGGGAGGACAGTGGCAGGTTATTCTTCCTGACGGATCGAAGGTATGGTTAAACGCTGCTTCAAGTCTCACATATCCAACCGTTTTCGACGAGAATGAACGGAGAATAGAAATGACGGGGGAGGCGTATTTTGAAATTGCAAAGAGATATAAGACCACAGGGGCAAATACGCAAGGAAATCAGGCGAGGGTGCCATTTATAGTAAAAGCCGGAGGGCAGTTGGTTGAAGTACTGGGGACACATTTTAATATTAATGCATACCCGGAAGAGAAGGTAATAAAAACTACTTTGCTTGAAGGGGCTGTTGCTGTAAAAGCTGCAGGAAACCGTGGTCGTGTCGTGCTCCGGCCGGGAGAAGAAGCATCCTTTGAGAACAATGTGATAAACGTGTCAGAAGTAAATACCTCACAGGCTGTAGCATGGAAAAACGGAGACTTTATTTTCGAAGATCAGGACCTTCAAACAACGATGCGGCAGATTGCCAGATGGTATAATGTAGAGGTAGTGTACGAGCGTTTGCCCGACAATATCATGATTGGCGGCTATGTGTCGCGTTCAAATGATGTGTCGGTGGTGCTGCAAGCTATAGAACTTACCGGGAAAGTAAAATTCAGGATTGAGGGCAGGAAAATTACCGTTACAAGATAG
- a CDS encoding phytoene/squalene synthase family protein, whose product MMDLYTSTSFECSKIVTERYSTSFSQGIRAFDSKLRAPVYAIYGFVRYADEIVDTFHDYNKRKLINQFKSEIFEALETGISLNPILHAFQKVVHKYKIETCLINAFFASMEMDLEKKSYSSDLYNTYVYGSAEVIGLMCLRVFCAGDDSLYSRLLPEARRLGSAFQKINFLRDIKADFEERGRVYFPGVDFARFSESDKKEIETDIQKDFEEGLKGIRELPRAAKRGVFVAYLYYYELFRKIRSRPVDLLGKERVRVSGRRKLYLMARALLQDKLNTI is encoded by the coding sequence ATGATGGATTTGTACACTAGTACTTCTTTTGAGTGCAGCAAGATAGTTACTGAAAGATACAGCACGTCGTTCAGTCAGGGCATCAGGGCTTTTGACAGTAAACTACGGGCCCCTGTTTATGCTATATACGGTTTTGTGAGATACGCAGATGAGATTGTAGATACCTTCCATGACTATAATAAGCGGAAGCTTATCAATCAGTTTAAAAGCGAAATATTTGAAGCGTTAGAAACAGGTATCAGCCTGAATCCAATACTCCATGCTTTTCAAAAAGTAGTACATAAATATAAGATTGAGACTTGCCTGATAAATGCTTTTTTTGCTTCTATGGAGATGGACCTTGAAAAGAAAAGCTATTCTTCAGACTTATATAACACCTATGTTTACGGATCGGCAGAAGTTATCGGCCTAATGTGCCTGCGCGTGTTCTGTGCCGGGGACGATTCATTATATTCCAGGTTATTGCCCGAGGCAAGACGATTAGGTTCGGCATTTCAGAAGATAAACTTTCTGCGGGATATCAAAGCGGATTTTGAAGAACGAGGAAGGGTGTATTTTCCCGGGGTTGATTTTGCGCGTTTTTCAGAATCAGATAAGAAGGAAATTGAAACAGATATTCAAAAGGATTTCGAGGAGGGATTAAAAGGGATCAGGGAATTACCCCGCGCGGCTAAACGGGGAGTGTTTGTCGCTTACCTCTATTACTACGAACTATTCAGGAAAATCAGGTCCCGGCCTGTGGATTTACTAGGCAAAGAAAGAGTGCGTGTTTCGGGCAGAAGGAAATTATACCTGATGGCACGGGCATTGCTTCAAGATAAACTGAATACAATCTGA
- a CDS encoding transposase, with the protein MLQSEAGLHIYLEEKNILPQEYHNQKLESKGFMPEITIQDFPIRGQKVNLCIKRRRWEVADKGTIVTRDWDLVQKGARMTTEFAAFLKGIFG; encoded by the coding sequence GTGCTTCAAAGTGAAGCAGGCCTGCATATATATCTTGAAGAGAAGAATATCCTTCCCCAGGAATATCACAACCAGAAGTTGGAATCCAAGGGGTTCATGCCCGAAATCACCATTCAGGACTTTCCTATCCGGGGCCAGAAGGTAAACTTGTGTATAAAACGGCGCAGATGGGAAGTAGCAGATAAAGGGACTATAGTAACCAGAGACTGGGATTTAGTACAGAAAGGAGCGCGGATGACCACAGAATTCGCCGCTTTTTTAAAAGGAATATTTGGATAA
- a CDS encoding PfkB family carbohydrate kinase produces MSLVITGTVAFDAIETPFGKTDKIVGGAATYAGLAASYFYEKVKIVGVVGDDFQEKDINVLRSHGIDVEGLQVKEGEKSFFWAGKYHIDMNSRDTLVTELNVLADFDPLIPESYQDCEYLLLGNLTPQIQQTTIQRIKEKPKLIVLDTMNFWMDVALSDLLDTLKMVDVLTINDAEARQLSGEYSLVNAARKILTMGPKYLIIKKGEHGALLFGDDQIFSAPALPLADVFDPTGAGDTFAGGFIGYLARVGTINFNNMKNAIIYGSALASFCVEKFGTEGLKDLSEEKIAARVREFIKLSSFVIE; encoded by the coding sequence ATGAGCTTAGTAATTACCGGTACTGTAGCCTTCGATGCTATAGAAACACCTTTCGGGAAAACAGATAAAATAGTGGGCGGAGCTGCAACTTATGCGGGGCTCGCTGCGTCGTATTTCTATGAAAAAGTAAAAATCGTTGGCGTTGTCGGCGACGATTTCCAGGAGAAAGACATAAATGTATTAAGGAGCCACGGAATTGATGTGGAAGGGCTGCAGGTGAAGGAAGGCGAAAAATCCTTCTTCTGGGCGGGGAAATACCATATCGACATGAACAGCAGGGATACCTTGGTAACTGAATTGAACGTTCTGGCCGATTTCGATCCCCTAATCCCTGAATCGTACCAGGACTGTGAATATCTCCTGCTCGGCAACTTAACACCACAAATTCAGCAAACAACCATTCAGCGAATCAAGGAGAAGCCTAAACTTATTGTGCTCGATACCATGAATTTCTGGATGGACGTTGCTCTCTCCGATTTGCTCGATACGCTTAAGATGGTCGATGTATTAACGATAAACGATGCAGAGGCGAGGCAACTTTCGGGCGAATATTCACTGGTAAATGCAGCTCGAAAGATCTTAACGATGGGGCCTAAGTATCTGATCATTAAAAAAGGTGAACATGGCGCCTTGTTGTTTGGCGACGACCAGATCTTTTCTGCACCGGCTTTACCGTTGGCCGATGTGTTCGATCCTACCGGCGCTGGTGATACTTTTGCAGGAGGATTTATCGGATACCTTGCCAGGGTAGGCACTATAAATTTCAACAATATGAAAAACGCGATTATTTATGGATCAGCTCTTGCATCGTTCTGCGTTGAAAAGTTCGGAACTGAGGGACTGAAGGACTTAAGCGAGGAAAAAATTGCTGCCAGAGTACGCGAGTTTATCAAGCTGAGCAGCTTCGTAATTGAATAA
- a CDS encoding acetylxylan esterase has product MKKIFLSLLLTCSVFLSKAQNYLPFNWKISFNDTTLSASSKGSTSTWKDVNLQLSWERQGYFNRLGKCALVTDFDLQGWDSTTILELNISLQCHVHQIFMNGKYIGGNIANQFWTNKGAKSTFSIPPSVLRRTKNRIIIIASDLSYTGGKSYNYVSLTSPKSLDNSNINIHITNADHLFSDVPRHDELQVRYMSKTPGTISTTIVNDFHDTIYTETTGIDAGHGVLKIKVPEALKPGFYEITTVMKNDGYCGDVSWLTLSPEKISCSREPVADLQKYWDEAYTELSNILPDYKLIPNDSLSNERRNAYILEFRSIGNVKIRGYYFVPKKPGNYPVILHLPGYGYGFQNLEPFINQKEPIAELALCIRGHGISTDDFNPGFDIPGMWGYEFCDRYKNAYRGAYMDCVRAIDFLRSRTEIDTTKVGVTGGSQGGGLALATAALCKEKVQACAFFDPFPADIRHQIKIRTLMNIEIAKMLNYYKNQCSVADVLAVQEYIDTRMLASWITSKVYFATALFDDDCPPHVGFAAYNNIHSEKKYKIYPNDSHLGESGYPKVFMSFFKEEFEF; this is encoded by the coding sequence GTGAAAAAAATTTTCCTTTCTCTGCTTCTTACTTGTTCGGTTTTTTTATCTAAAGCGCAGAATTATCTGCCTTTCAACTGGAAAATCAGTTTTAATGATACGACGTTGTCGGCTTCTTCAAAAGGTTCCACCTCTACATGGAAAGACGTTAATCTGCAACTTTCGTGGGAACGGCAGGGCTATTTTAATCGTCTTGGGAAGTGCGCACTCGTTACCGATTTCGATTTGCAGGGTTGGGATTCAACGACTATCCTTGAACTAAATATTTCCCTGCAGTGTCACGTTCATCAAATTTTCATGAACGGTAAATATATCGGAGGAAATATCGCGAACCAATTCTGGACAAACAAAGGTGCTAAATCTACCTTTTCCATTCCTCCCAGTGTGCTTCGCCGAACAAAAAACCGGATTATTATAATTGCTTCCGATTTATCTTATACCGGGGGTAAAAGTTATAATTACGTCAGCCTTACTTCGCCAAAAAGCCTGGACAATTCTAACATAAATATCCATATTACAAATGCTGATCATCTTTTCAGTGATGTCCCAAGGCATGACGAGTTACAGGTACGATACATGAGCAAGACACCTGGAACTATCAGCACAACGATAGTAAATGATTTTCACGATACCATATATACCGAAACAACAGGCATAGATGCAGGGCATGGCGTTTTAAAAATCAAGGTTCCCGAAGCACTTAAACCCGGTTTCTATGAAATTACTACTGTCATGAAAAATGATGGTTATTGTGGCGATGTAAGCTGGTTAACACTATCCCCGGAAAAAATAAGCTGTTCGCGTGAACCTGTCGCAGATCTTCAGAAATACTGGGATGAAGCATATACCGAACTTAGCAATATTTTACCCGATTACAAGTTGATTCCAAATGACAGCTTAAGCAACGAACGCAGAAACGCCTATATTTTAGAATTCAGATCGATTGGCAATGTTAAAATCCGTGGATATTATTTTGTTCCAAAGAAGCCGGGAAATTATCCCGTGATCTTGCATCTTCCGGGATATGGCTATGGTTTTCAAAATCTGGAACCATTCATAAACCAAAAGGAGCCTATTGCCGAACTCGCTTTATGCATTCGCGGCCATGGTATAAGTACTGACGACTTTAACCCCGGTTTTGATATTCCGGGCATGTGGGGCTACGAATTTTGCGATCGTTATAAAAATGCTTACCGCGGTGCGTACATGGATTGTGTACGGGCAATAGACTTTTTAAGGAGCAGAACAGAAATAGATACTACAAAAGTTGGAGTCACCGGAGGAAGCCAGGGAGGGGGATTAGCGCTGGCCACGGCTGCATTGTGTAAAGAAAAAGTTCAGGCATGTGCTTTCTTTGATCCGTTTCCGGCGGACATCCGCCACCAGATAAAAATCAGAACTTTAATGAACATTGAAATTGCAAAGATGCTTAATTATTATAAAAACCAGTGTTCTGTAGCAGACGTCCTCGCGGTGCAGGAATATATTGATACAAGGATGTTAGCCAGTTGGATCACATCTAAAGTGTATTTCGCAACCGCTTTATTCGACGACGATTGCCCACCACACGTCGGGTTCGCTGCGTACAACAATATCCATTCAGAAAAAAAGTATAAGATTTATCCAAATGACAGTCATTTGGGCGAGTCAGGTTATCCGAAAGTATTTATGAGCTTCTTTAAAGAGGAATTCGAATTTTAA